A single genomic interval of Haloterrigena salifodinae harbors:
- a CDS encoding alpha/beta fold hydrolase, translated as MPRITAEDGVNVFARDLGEGDPIVFLHGWPLNHRMFEYQYTHLLDEGFRCIGIDLRGYGKSEKPYGDYSYDRFADDVRAVLDELDVDGATLAGFSMGGGTATRYMSRHDEACIDKLALLAPASPVITEKPDFSEGLDESDVNPLIEGARTDRAKMNADFAEMLFHTDQSDEMMDWIWSLGMEASGQATIASAETWRDADLRPDMDDITVPTKIYHGVHDEVTPIEITGEVLEEGIENAELIRFENSGHGLVADETETINEQLAEFAG; from the coding sequence ATGCCACGTATCACGGCCGAGGACGGCGTCAACGTGTTCGCACGCGACTTGGGTGAGGGTGACCCCATCGTCTTCCTGCACGGCTGGCCGCTCAATCACCGGATGTTCGAGTACCAGTACACCCACCTCCTCGACGAGGGCTTCCGCTGTATCGGCATCGATCTCCGGGGCTACGGAAAGTCAGAGAAACCGTACGGGGACTACAGCTACGACCGCTTCGCCGACGACGTGCGCGCGGTCCTCGACGAACTGGACGTCGACGGCGCGACGTTAGCGGGGTTCTCGATGGGCGGCGGCACTGCGACGCGGTACATGAGTCGACACGATGAGGCCTGCATCGACAAGCTCGCGTTGCTGGCCCCTGCGAGCCCGGTTATCACCGAGAAGCCGGACTTCTCCGAGGGGCTCGACGAGTCGGACGTGAACCCGCTCATCGAGGGCGCGCGGACCGACCGCGCGAAGATGAACGCCGACTTCGCCGAGATGCTGTTCCATACCGACCAGAGCGACGAGATGATGGATTGGATCTGGAGCCTCGGGATGGAAGCCTCCGGGCAGGCGACGATCGCCTCCGCCGAGACCTGGCGCGACGCCGACCTCCGGCCGGACATGGACGACATCACCGTGCCGACGAAAATTTATCACGGTGTCCACGACGAGGTCACCCCGATCGAGATCACCGGAGAGGTGCTCGAAGAGGGTATCGAGAACGCCGAACTGATCCGGTTCGAGAACAGCGGTCACGGCCTCGTCGCCGACGAGACGGAGACGATCAACGAGCAACTGGCCGAATTCGCCGGCTGA